One region of Mesobacillus boroniphilus genomic DNA includes:
- a CDS encoding 5' nucleotidase, NT5C type — translation MKKRFGIDIDGTVTCPTTFVPYLNEEFDLNITLDDIKQYDFMPLVSVSEKEFAAWFKKMEPEIYSNSPLAEGAKDILKSWENEHELYFISARGTHLLDLTKEWFTVNELRYNDIHLIGSHDKIEAARKYEVDIFFEDKHDNAVNLHEELRIPVILFNTPYNQEPIPEGVIRVNNWQEANEWVKNWFKNS, via the coding sequence GACATCGATGGTACAGTCACTTGTCCCACTACTTTTGTACCTTATTTAAATGAAGAATTCGATTTGAATATTACACTGGATGATATCAAGCAATATGACTTTATGCCGCTTGTATCAGTTTCTGAAAAAGAGTTTGCGGCTTGGTTCAAAAAAATGGAACCGGAAATTTATTCTAATTCACCTTTAGCAGAAGGTGCCAAGGATATTTTAAAGAGCTGGGAGAATGAGCACGAATTATATTTTATCAGTGCCAGAGGAACACATTTACTTGATCTGACCAAAGAATGGTTTACTGTCAACGAACTTAGATACAACGACATTCATCTGATCGGCTCACACGATAAAATCGAGGCTGCACGTAAATACGAAGTGGATATATTTTTCGAGGATAAACACGATAATGCAGTCAACCTGCATGAAGAGCTAAGGATTCCGGTCATCCTTTTCAATACTCCTTATAACCAGGAACCGATTCCTGAAGGAGTCATCCGGGTGAATAACTGGCAGGAAGCAAATGAATGGGTAAAAAACTGGTTTAAAAATAGTTAA
- a CDS encoding Fur family transcriptional regulator: MNVNEAMILLKEQGYKHTGKREDMLQLFSDNDKYLTARDVLEQMKGNYPGLSFDTIYRNLSVFAELGILEMTELSGEKHFRFTCSHKEHHHHFICLDCGKTKEIETCPMRNIEASFKGYDISGHKFEIYGRCPECVQ; the protein is encoded by the coding sequence ATGAATGTGAATGAAGCAATGATCCTGTTGAAGGAACAGGGTTATAAGCATACTGGAAAAAGGGAAGATATGCTCCAGCTGTTTTCCGATAATGACAAATATTTGACTGCTCGCGATGTACTTGAACAGATGAAGGGGAATTATCCTGGTTTGAGCTTCGATACAATCTATCGTAACTTAAGTGTGTTTGCTGAATTGGGGATTCTCGAGATGACAGAGCTATCGGGTGAAAAACATTTCCGGTTCACCTGCTCACATAAAGAGCATCATCATCACTTCATTTGCCTTGACTGTGGTAAAACGAAGGAAATTGAGACCTGTCCAATGAGGAATATCGAAGCAAGCTTCAAAGGCTATGATATTTCCGGGCATAAATTTGAAATATATGGTCGCTGCCCTGAATGTGTTCAGTAA